A single genomic interval of Helianthus annuus cultivar XRQ/B chromosome 13, HanXRQr2.0-SUNRISE, whole genome shotgun sequence harbors:
- the LOC110900162 gene encoding putative disease resistance RPP13-like protein 1 produces MAEAAAAALVKLIFDKLADEAFKKYARSQNIHSELKQLGSTLSQIQALLNDASHKEITDESVRLWLNSLQHLAYDIDDVLDDVATEAMHRELTPESEASTSMVRKLIPTCCTKFSLSHRLSPKLDRITTRLQHLEKQNPGLIVKGEKPKINTNRRTETSLPERDVVGREVETKKLLNQLLVGESSKENFSILPIVGLGGVGKTTLARILYNDTRVKDHFELMAWVCVSDECDVFKISETIFECVATENKQFKDVNQLQIALREQFKDKRFLLVLDDVWNQNYDDWEILVRPFRSGAAGSRVIMTTRQQDLLKKIGFNHVDNLESLSHEDALSLLALHALDVDNFDSHETLKPQAKGIVKKCGGLPLALKAIGRLLRTKTEGEEWDDVLKSKIWDLEK; encoded by the coding sequence AtggctgaagctgctgctgctgcccTCGTCAAACTCATTTTTGACAAGCTAGCCGATGAAGCCTTCAAGAAATATGCTCGTTCCCAGAATATTCACTCAGAGCTCAAGCAACTGGGGAGCACGTTGTCCCAGATCCAAGCTCTGCTTAATGATGCTTCTCACAAGGAAATAACTGATGAATCTGTCAGACTATGGCTCAATAGTCTCCAACATCTGGCTTACGATATCGATGACGTGCTCGATGATGTGGCTACTGAAGCTATGCATCGTGAGCTGACCCCGGAATCAGAAGCAAGCACCAGCATGGTAAGAAAACTCATACCAACTTGCTGCACAAAGTTCTCACTAAGTCATAGGCTGAGTCCCAAGTTAGACAGGATTACCACCCGGTTACAACATCTAGAAAAACAAAATCCTGGTTTGATTGTGAAAGGTGAAAAGCCAAAAATTAATACTAATAGAAGAACCGAAACCTCTTTGCCAGAACGTGATGTTGTTGGAAGAGAAGTTGAGACAAAGAAATTGCTCAACCAACTGTTAGTAGGTGAATCATCTAAGGAAAACTTTAGCATCTTACCCATAGTTGGTTTGGGTGGAGTGGGAAAGACCACTCTGGCTAGAATATTGTATAACGATACGCGGGTGAAGGATCACTTTGAACTCATGGCTTGGGTTTGTGTTTCCGATGAGTGTGATGTATTCAAAATAAGTGAAACCATCTTTGAATGTGTGGCTACAGAAAACAAACAGTTTAAAGATGTAAATCAGCTTCAAATTGCTCTTAGAGAGCAATTTAAGGACAAACGATTTCTACTAGTACTTGATGATGTGTGGAATCAAAACTATGATGATTGGGAAATACTAGTGCGTCCATTTCGTTCTGGGGCTGCTGGAAGTAGGGTAATCATGACAACTCGCCAGCAGGATCTGCTTAAAAAGATAGGTTTTAATCATGTCGACAATCTCGAGAGTTTGTCGCATGAAGATGCTTTGTCTTTGTTAGCTCTACATGCATTAGATGTAGATAACTTTGATTCGCATGAAACACTTAAACCACAAGCTAAAGGTATCGTGAAAAAGTGTGGTGGTTTGCCTTTAGCTTTAAAGGCAATTGGAAGGTTACTCAGAACAAAAACCGAGGGAGAAGAATGGGATGACGTGTTGAAAAGTAAGATATGGGATTTAGAAAAGTAA
- the LOC110902230 gene encoding LOW QUALITY PROTEIN: putative disease resistance protein At3g14460 (The sequence of the model RefSeq protein was modified relative to this genomic sequence to represent the inferred CDS: deleted 2 bases in 1 codon): MFDKEELILLWIADGYLNESTADKSPERLGHEYFEKLLSRSFFQPAPNGESFFVMHDLMNDLAAFVAGEYFLRFENQTEMAMEALAKYRHMSFMRERYVGFQKFEAFQRARSLRTLLAVYVGVEQSWNTFYISNKILVDLLPQLPLLRVLSLRRFNISEVPDAICSLNHLRYLNLSETRISKLPENVGNLYNLQTLIVFGCNCLTTLPKSFLKLKKLRHFDIGETPCLKKLPLGIGELKNLQTLPKVIVGGDGDFAITKLKGLENLRGELSIEGLHKVQIPMHAREANLSQKRLTKLKLKWGYGYQRGTLEKEVLTELKPHIDTLKHFGVEYYGGGEFPGWVGDPSFRELVYVSIIGCKKCTSLPPFGKLPSLKELLIQGMDDVKVISLESTRTNDVTFPSLEILRFEDMSSWEVWSTNSEVMFPRLRELQIIKCPNLSDVSLEALPSLRVLEIEGCGESVLRSLVRAASSNTKLKIESILGVTDEVWRGVIEYLGAVEELSIHHCNEIRYLWKSNTEASKVLVNLKELEVWDCKNLVSLVEKEEDEDNTGSDLLSSLKKLDIKFCESMERLCCPNSIESLVIKGCSSVRDVSFPRATTTGGGGQNLKSLAIDINGCENLKSINQLSNSTHLTSLSISECRNMELFSDLRQLSNLTSLYIYGCKSIGSFPDLELSKLTRLEIAGCESIESFPNLHLPNLTDLGIEGCENMKAFGDLQLPNLISWGISNCENLESFPDLQLSNLTMLKHMDIMKCPMIDASFPRGLWPPNLCSLETGGLKKPISEWGNQNFPASLVHLRLFNEPDVRNISQLSHLFPSSLTSLDIYYFDNLESLSTGLQHLTSLQHLEIWSCPKVNDLPETLLPLLLSLRIRECPKLKERCSGRGSHYWPLISHIPCIEI; encoded by the exons ATGTTTGACAAGGAGGAGTTGATATTATTATGGATAGCTGACGGGTATCTGAACGAGTCAACTGCAGACAAATCACCAGAACGGTTGGGCCATGAATATTTTGAGAAATTGCTATCAAGGTCCTTTTTTCAACCCGCACCTAATGGTGAATCGTTTTTTGTGATGCATGATCTCATGAACGATTTGGCCGCATTTGTTGCTGGAGAATATTTTTTAAGGTTTGAAAATCAGACGGAGATGGCAATGGAAGCTTTAGCCAAGTACCGACATATGTCATTTATGCGTGAGCGCTATGTAGGTTTCCAGAAGTTTGAGGCATTTCAAAGAGCAAGAAGTTTGAGAACCCTGTTAGCTGTATATGTTGGGGTAGAACAAAGCTGGAACACGTTTTACATATCCAATAAAATTTTGGTTGACTTACTTCCTCAACTACCACTGTTACGGGTTCTTTCTTTGAGGCGTTTTAACATAAGTGAGGTACCGGATGCCATCTGTAGTTTGAACCACTTGAGGTATCTTAATTTGTCTGAAACAAGAATCTCAAAGTTACCAGAGAATGTTGGTAATCTTTATAATTTACAAACATTGATCGTTTTTGGTTGTAATTGCTTAACTACATTGCCTAAAAGCTTCTTAAAGCTAAAAAAGTTGAGGCATTTTGACATCGGGGAAACTCCGTGTTTGAAGAAGTTGCCCTTGGGAATTGGTGAGTTAAAAAACCTACAAACTCTCCCCAAGGTCATCGTTGGAGGAGACGGTGACTTTGCAATAACCAAGCTTAAGGGATTAGAGAATTTACGTGGGGAACTTTCCATTGAAGGATTGCACAAAGTGCAAATCCCAATGCATGCAAGGGAGGCGAACCTATCTCAAAAAAGGCTTACTAAGTTAAAGCTGAAATGGGGTTATGGTTATCAGAGAGGAACACTTGAGAAGGAGGTTCTCACTGAGCTCAAGCCACACATTGATACGTTGAAACATTTTGGAGTTGAGTATTACGGGGGAGGAGAGTTTCCAGGTTGGGTCGGGGATCCCTCTTTTCGTGAGTTGGTTTATGTGTCGATAATTGGTTGTAAAAAATGCACTTCTCTACCACCATTTGGGAAGCTACCTTCACTTAAGGAGTTGTTGATTCAAGGAATGGATGATGTTAAAGTCATAAGCTTGGAGTCAACTAGGACTAACGATGTTACCTTCCCttcacttgaaattctaaggtttGAAGATATGTCTAGTTGGGAGGTATGGTCAACCAATAGCGAGGTAATGTTTCCACGCCTTCGAGAGCTTCAAATAATCAAATGTCCCAATTTGAGTGATGTCTCACTTGAAGCATTACCTTCGCTAAGAGTTTTGGAGATAGAGGGATGTGGTGAAAGTGTGCTGAGAAGTCTGGTTCGAGCAGCTTCATCAAACACTAAATTGAAAATAGAATCAATTTTAGGGGTTACGGATGAGGTGTGGAGAGGTGTTATAGAGTATCTTGGGGCGGTTGAAGAACTAAGCATACATCATTGTAATGAAATAAGATAC CTGTGGAAATCAAATACAGAGGCAAGTAAAGTTCTTGTAAATTTAAAGGAATTGGAGGTATGGGATTGTAAAAATTTGGTGAGTTTAGTAGAGAAAGAGGAGGATGAGGATAACACTGGGAGCGACCTCTTATCATCTCTTAAGAAGTTGGATATAAAGTTCTGTGAAAGTATGGAGCGTTTGTGTTGTCCAAATAGCATTGAGAGTTTAGTTATCAAAGGGTGTAGTTCAGTTAGAGATGTCTCCTTCCCaagagcaacaacaacaggtgGAGGAGGGCAGAATCTCAAGTCACTTGCTATAGATATAAATGGTTGTGAAAATCTAAAATCAATAAATCAATTGAGCAACTCCACTCACCTCACCTCTTTGTCAATAAGTGAATGTAGAAACATGGAGTTATTTTCTGATCTTCGTCAGCTATCAAATCTCACCTCGTTGTATATATATGGTTGTAAAAGCATAGGGTCATTTCCTGACCTTGAGCTATCAAAGCTCACCAGGTTGGAAATAGCAGGTTGTGAAAGCATAGAGTCATTTCCTAACCTCCATCTGCCAAATCTCACAGATCTGGGGATAGAAGGTTGTGAAAACATGAAGGCATTTGGTGACCTGCAGCTACCAAATCTAATCAGTTGGGGGATAAGTAATTGTGAAAATCTGGAGTCATTTCCTGACCTTCAGCTATCCAATCTcaccatgttaaaacatatggATATCATGAAGTGTCCAATGATTGATGCTTCCTTTCCTCGTGGGCTTTGGCCTCCCAATTTGTGTTCCCTTGAAACAGGGGGGTTGAAAAAGCCCATCTCAGAATGGGGCAATCAGAATTTCCCAGCTTCCCTTGTTCACCTAAGGTTATTTAATGAACCAGATGTGAGGAATATTAGTCAACTGTCCCACCTTTTCCCTTCTTCTCTTACATCTCTGGATATATACTATTTTGATAATCTGGAATCACTTTCAACGGGACTCCAACACCTCACATCTCTTCAACATCTTGAAATTTGGAGCTGCCCAAAGGTGAACGATCTACCAGAGACGCTGTTACCTTTACTTTTGAGTTTGAGAATCAGAGAATGCCCAAAATTGAAAGAAAGGTGTTCAGGAAGAGGCTCCCACTACTGGCCACTCATCTCTCATATCCCCTGCATTGAAATATAG